The genomic region gttgtattaaaatttaaagtgtataataaaataaaaatctacgTTGTACGGCGCAGAACATACGAAGCGGAGCAGCGTTTCGCTTCACGGCGTCGGCATTATTGTACATGTACCCACCTATTACATATCCAATACGATATGTAATACAATTTCAATATAGAAGCTCTCCGCGTGGTTTCTTAAATGATGCGTCTGTCTTGTACTGGTAAAAATTGTGCTGTCAGCGCTCGAGGTCCAAGGTGTTAGAGGCGTGTGGTTGAGGAAagtatgactcacgttagacgcttccggcgctttgttttctatggtaagcaccacgtgatcctgtcatagaaaagtagttaagcgccggaagctccggcccggacacggcccggtcggcccggtctaacgtgagacaTCCTTTACTTGGAGCTGCGTCAACcgcataatacctacttaactgtCGCCTGTCGCTTGAAATACGATCTGTTGTTAGCATCTTCTTCCCACTTTTCTCATATATGCTATGTGAATTTCTTTCTATAGGTTGAATGCGATTAAACATTTTACCCGCAGAAACTGCAGTCGCGCGTAACAGGCAAGGGGAGTATAGTGGGCAGACAGTGCGACGTGTCGCAGACAGGCGAGGTCGCGGCAGTGTTCCAGTGGGTGGACGACACGCTCGGCGGGGTGGATGTCCTCGTCAATAATGCTGGCGTCTTGTTTCATGGGGGTATGACTGGTGAGTGACAAGgataacaaacaataatagcaatTAAACTTGAGTCCCGGCCAAGTTGCTTCGGCCTAGCGTTCCCGTGGGAGGATAACTCTCGGTGAGATTGTCGAAATAAaacaccagtacgtttacctgtTCGTTATCATCTTTCTCAACATATTTTCCAGACGTAAGTCCGAAGCCAACGCCAGAAGAGAATCTGTTGAAATGCATTGACGTGAACGTGAAAGGTGTGGTGTTGTGCACACGCCGCGCTATCGCCTCCATGCGTCGGCGCGGCGTCGCCGGACACATTGTCAATATTAACAGGtcagattaataaaattaaataagctACAGAACAAAACGTGTTGTAATGCACCTTAGACGTAAACGTGGAGGGTGTGGTGATGTGCACGTGCCACGCTGCTGCCTCGATGTGTCGTCGTCAAAttgatcagccagcctattatggatagctttatccatctttatccacgtgataaaataactgtcactgtttaacaccgtgggaaagaaagtgacggacaccgttttatcacgctgtcacgtagacaagaacgaccatcatatccgtacagattgTGTTATTACCGGTCTACTATTTTCcgctaataaaatgaaaaaaatataattggtGAGGTGGCGTTCACGTTTTTGCCATCTCTGCCATCTGTGTTATGAAGAcgtaattttaaacaagctattatatatttatataaactaGTTAGTAGAAAACGATTCTAAACAAGACACTGAATATTTTTTGCCCGGCGAACAAGTGCTTTTTTAAGGAAAGAGGGTGAGGGTAAGGGATTCAAGCCCGTAGCTCTACAACAGAAAAACATAGGTTATTAAATTGAGGTGGCACCGACTTCACAGAGGTTGAAGTGTTTAGGTACGTAATCTACGTAATAACCTCCGTTAGCTTCAATCAATCGAGATTAATTGATGGACCGCGACAGGAAATTTTTAATCATTCGTTTGTCTCTAGCGCTAGCTAGGTTTTGAAGATTAGGTATGCACCGGTCTCCTCGGTCGGTATACCGTAATACCGATTATAAATTTCGGCCAGGTCTTGTTCAAAAGCGTGGAGGATGGAGAGATTAGGACACGGGCGGGTCCGTGAACTAATGAGCGAGAAATCATCACCAACGTAAAATTTTCAGTATTGCGGGCCACTACATTCCCTTCGACTCGATGTTCAACGTGTACCCGGCGAGTAAGCACGCCGTCACCGGCATCACCGCGTCTCTTGAGAACGAGCTCTGCGACTTCGGCAGCAAGATCAAAACAACGGTAAGTTCTGAACAGTTTGTCCCGCACCCTACTAAGTTTATACCTACTTGgttgttagtgtaaggcctgagtggacgctcgaagcgaagcgttcggcggggcgtgcagcgtggcgtcgggctcacaagtgatttgagcagcgtccactaaggccgctcctatacgcttgcatttgtttaacatgcacgccacacgccccgccccgctgcacgcccaactcgagcgtccactcaggcattACACTTAGACGACTCAGAATAATATAAAAGTCTCAGAATCCAACCCACATTCACAGTCATTAGAGTGCCGGCTGGGCTAATTAGCTGTAAATTTTATGGTCTCCATAGGTAGGGTTTAGAAAGGTATGCTTAAAGGCTGGAACGATGGCTGTTCAGA from Cydia amplana chromosome 19, ilCydAmpl1.1, whole genome shotgun sequence harbors:
- the LOC134656752 gene encoding farnesol dehydrogenase-like isoform X4, producing MERWVGKTAVVTGASAGIGAVVCVALADAGMKVVGLARRAPLVEKLQSRVTGKGSIVGRQCDVSQTGEVAAVFQWVDDTLGGVDVLVNNAGVLFHGGMTDVSPKPTPEENLLKCIDVNVKGVVLCTRRAIASMRRRGVAGHIVNINSIAGHYIPFDSMFNVYPASKHAVTGITASLENELCDFGSKIKTTSISPGLVATDMVTAELDGAPLTAPALRPEDVAEAVRYVVSTPPAVNINELTITPVGGKRL
- the LOC134656752 gene encoding farnesol dehydrogenase-like isoform X1, with the protein product MERWVGKTAVVTGASAGIGAAVCVALADAGMKVVGLARRAPLVEKLQSRVTGKGSIVGRQCDVSQTGEVAAVFQWVDDTLGGVDVLVNNAGVLFHGGMTDVSPKPTPEENLLKCIDVNVKGVVLCTRRAIASMRRRGVAGHIVNINSIAGHYIPFDSMFNVYPASKHAVTGITASLENELCDFGSKIKTTSISPGLVATDMVTAELDGAPLTAPALRPEDVAEAVRYVVSTPPAVNINELTITPVGGKRL